A genome region from Populus alba chromosome 5, ASM523922v2, whole genome shotgun sequence includes the following:
- the LOC118061968 gene encoding uncharacterized protein encodes METPDSKTKASPPQQQEPDLKRPKMSTATSEDEDAAATTPGDDTTIKKQRYKRRKIAIFLTYCGVGYQGMQKNPGAKTIEGDLEEALFHAGAVPEHDRGIPKRYDWARSARTDKGVSAVGQVVSGRFYIDPPGLVERLHSNLSPQIRIFGYKRVTGSFNAKKFCDRRRYVYLIPVFALDPCAHRDRESVLASLGSGSELVKCLQCSERGRKVVGAVGKRSFESKSDVSPTEIWSNDKDTTVKSEIKEEVSGLMDNGDGDIRNSESVNETKVFKNEDDGKKSETTESGISSNSEDANANPEIKDEIMVSIGNGDDKNTTSEEEAIKGSGFCYGEKEKERFNRILNYYVGSHNFHNFTTRTKAEDPSAQRYIISFDAKTTFTVEGIEFVKCEVVGQSFMLHQIRKMIGVAVAIMRNCACESLIQTALQKHVNINVPTAPEVGLYLDECFFTSYNQKWKDSHEELSMKDYEEEANEFKMKHIYSHIATTEHKEGSVALWLHSLNYRNYPDLRLCDNGDNITCEDNNGRESTMVENMTECTT; translated from the exons atggaaaccCCTGATTCAAAAACCAAAGCATCACCACCACAGCAACAAGAACCAGACCTCAAAAGGCCCAAGATGTCCACTGCAACCTCCGAGGACGAAGACGCCGCCGCCACAACCCCCGGTGACGACACAACCATTAAAAAGCAAAGATACAAGCGCCGCAAAATCGCAATATTCCTCACATACTGCGGCGTCGGCTATCAAGGTATGCAGAAGAACCCAGGTGCCAAAACCATAGAAGGGGACCTCGAAGAGGCCCTTTTTCACGCCGGTGCTGTCCCTGAACATGACCGTGGCATCCCCAAGCGCTATGACTGGGCTCGTTCTGCTCGTACGGATAAGGGCGTGAGCGCTGTGGGACAGGTTGTCTCGGGCCGGTTCTACATCGACCCGCCTGGACTTGTGGAACGCTTGCATTCAAATCTTTCTCCTCAGATTAGGATATTCGGGTACAAGAGAGTGACGGGTTCGTTTAATGCTAAGAAGTTTTGTGATCGGAGAAGGTACGTCTATTTAATTCCTGTTTTTGCTCTTGATCCATGCGCGCATCGTGATAGGGAGAGCGTGTTAGCTAGTTTAGGGTCTGGTAGTGAGCTTGTTAAGTGCTTGCAGTGTTCAGAAAGAGGGCGTAAGGTTGTTGGTGCTGTGGGTAAGCGCAGCTTTGAATCAAAATCTGATGTTTCCCCAACAGAAATTTGGTCAAATGATAAAGATACTACTGTAAAATCCGAAATTAAAGAGGAGGTTAGTGGTCTTATGGATAATGGTGATGGAGATATTAGGAATTCTGAATCTGTTAATGAAACTAAGGTCTTTAAAAATGAAGACGACGGTAAAAAATCTGAAACGACTGAGTcaggcatttcatcaaacagTGAAGATGCTAATGCCAACCCCGAAATTAAAGATGAGATAATGGTGTCCATTGGGAATGgtgatgataaaaatacaacatCAGAAGAGGAAGCGATTAAGGGAAGTGGATTTTGTTACGGagagaaggagaaagagagaTTCAATCGAATATTGAATTATTACGTGGGGAGTCATAACTTCCATAATTTTACCACTAGAACTAAGGCTGAAGACCCCTCTGCTCAGCGCTACATCATTTCATTTGATGCGAAGACTACATTTACTGTTGAAGGCATTGAGTTTGTTAAGTGTGAGGTTGTTGGGCAGAGTTTCATGCTTCATCAGATACGGAAGATGATTGGTGTTGCCGTGGCTATTATGAGGAACTGTGCATGTGAGTCGTTGATACAAACAGCTCTGCAAAA GCATGTTAACATCAATGTGCCTACAGCTCCTGAGGTTGGGTTATACTTGGATGAGTGCTTTTTCACATCATATAATCAGAAATGGAAAGACAGCCATGAAGAACTTTCCATGAAAGATTATGAAGAGGAAGCAAACGAATTCAAGATGAAGCACATATACTCACACATTGCGACAACAGAACACAAGGAAGGATCGGTGGCTCTGTGGTTGCATTCTCTCAACTACCGAAACTATCCTGATCTTCGTCTTTGCGACAATGGAGATAATATCACCTGTGAAGACAATAATGGCAGGGAAAGCACTATGGTTGAAAACATGACTGAGTGTACAACTTAG
- the LOC140955565 gene encoding uncharacterized protein has protein sequence MNTAKNEKCKGKHFTWSKPMSHMLLEILVEEALKGNKPSSTFKAESFAKVATEISQKFNVSCEQKHVENHLKTVKKEWGIITQLKNKSGFGWDDCLKMITVSKDVYDEEVKAHPNHDKYLNKKLDMYEAMTIVVGKDMATGNYAKSYADINLEENIEEQFISIENEGEYEETSKGKETSSSNTQKRQHKKRYRMDEDDSVEKLSKKIGDVALAIQSLSKNQLDVNELYTEVMKVEGFEEIALGDAFDHLVQNEMLAKAFLAKNANLRKIWVYNFVKQHCYRPDC, from the exons atgaaTACTGCGaagaatgaaaaatgcaaaggtAAGCACTTCACATGGTCTAAGCCTATGTCTCACATGCTACTTGAGATATTAGTCGAGGAGGCACTTAAAGGAAACAAGCCTTCTTCCACCTTCAAAGCGGAATCTTTTGCAAAGGTAGCTACAGAAATTAGTCAAAAGTTCAACGTGTCATGCGAGCAGAAGCATGTGGAGAATCATCTCAAAACTgtgaaaaaagaatggggaataataacccaacttaaaaataaaagtggttttggttgggatgattgtttgaagatgattaCGGTTTCGAAAGATGTGTATGATGAAGAAGTAAAG GCCCATCCGAATCATGACAAGtatctcaacaaaaaacttgatatgtatGAAGCAATGACAATTGTTGTTGGGAAAGACATGGCAACTGGAAATTATGCCAAATCATATGCTGATATCAACCTGGAAGAGAACATTGAAGAGCAAtttatttcaattgaaaatgaaggagaatatgaagaaacttcaaaaggtaaagagaCATCTTCATCTAATACCCAAAAGAGGCAACATAAGAAGAGATATCGAATGGATGAAGATGATAGTGTTGAAAAGTTGTCTAAAAAGATTGGAGATGTAGCGCTTGCAATTCAAAGCCTaagcaaaaatcaacttgatgttaatgagCTATATACAGAAGTGATGAAAGTTGAAGGCTTTGAGGAGATCGCTCTTGGTGATGCTTTTGATCACTTGGTTcaaaatgaaatgttggcaaaagcatttttggcaaaaaatgctaatttgaggaaaatttgGGTTTATAATTTTGTGAAACAACACTGCTACAGGCCTGATTGCTAG
- the LOC118061966 gene encoding rop guanine nucleotide exchange factor 1 isoform X2, translated as MGSVSSEDWLDQVSERFELDSYSLSADVSGSESDTSSSSFSCRRYDLQGGASTSFTSSTPDFAEIALMKERFAKLLLGEDMSGGGQGVCTAVAISNAITNLSASVFGELWRLEPLAPQRKAMWQREMEWLLCISDSIVELVPSMQEFPGGGTYEVMVPRPRSDLYVNLPALKKLDAMLISILDLFSESEFWYVDRGIVVAGDDVEELPMSSSLRRPSIRQEEKWWLPFPKVPPAGLSEDTRKKLQQCRECTSQILKAALAINNSVLAEMEIPDTYFESLPKSGKACLGRIMYHYITAKRFSPDYLLDYLDLSSEFTTLEIANRIEAATHFWSQNYQNKHLIRARNGKSSWGGKMKGFVGEIPKRKLLAKRAEVLIHNLRLRFPGLPQTALDVNKIQYNKDVGHAIMESYSRVMESLAFNIMARIDDLLYVDDATKQRATAESASPCFQGKYGGRPSTQKWISSSHASFQHSPCSSAFTVPTVGSSSEVIRITNGRKPHSLKKSNLRDSVDQTLEKLTF; from the exons ATGGGGAGTGTTTCATCGGAGGATTGGTTAGATCAAGTGAGCGAGAGGTTCGAGCTCGACAGTTACAGTTTGAGTGCGGATGTGAGCGGATCGGAGAGTGACACTTCTAGTAGTAGCTTCTCATGCCGTCGTTACGATCTCCAAGGCGGCGCTTCCACTTCTTTCACTTCTTCGACTCCTGATTTCGCCG AAATTGCACTGATGAAGGAGCGGTTTGCTAAGCTTCTGCTTGGAGAAGACATGTCAGGTGGAGGACAGGGAGTTTGCACCGCCGTCGCCATCTCCAATGCCATCACCAATCTCTCTG CTTCTGTGTTTGGGGAGCTATGGAGATTAGAGCCATTAGCGCCGCAAAGAAAGGCAATGTGGCAGCGAGAGATGGAATGGCTTTTATGCATAAGTGATTCCATAGTAGAGCTTGTACCATCAATGCAGGAATTTCCTGGTGGTGGGACTTATGAGGTTATGGTGCCTCGGCCACGTTCGGATTTATATGTGAACCTCCCGGCACTCAAGAAGCTTGATGCGATGCTGATTAGCATCCTTGATCTGTTTTCTGAATCTGAATTTTGGTATGTTGATCGTGGGATAGTAGTTGCTGGTGATGATGTGGAGGAACTTCCCATGTCTTCCTCTTTGAGAAGACCATCAATCAGACAGGAAGAAAAATGGTGGCTTCCTTTCCCTAAAGTTCCCCCGGCTGGTTTGTCGGAAGACACAAGAAAGAAGCTGCAGCAGTGTAGGGAGTGCACAAGCCAGATCCTTAAGGCTGCGTTGGCAATTAACAATAGTGTGTTAGCTGAGATGGAAATCCCAGATACTTATTTTGAGAGCTTGCCCAAG agtGGAAAAGCTTGCTTAGGCAGAATCATGTATCATTATATAACTGCCAAACGCTTCTCCCCAGATTATCTTTTGGATTACTTAGACTTGTCATCAGAATTCACCACTTTGGAAATAGCAAATCGGATAGAGGCTGCCACGCATTTCTGGAGCCAAAATTACCAGAACAAGCACTTAATTCGTGCAAGGAATGGGAAATCATCATGGGGTGGCAAGATGAAAGGATTTGTTGGTGAAATACCCAAAAGGAAACTTCTAGCAAAACGAGCCGAGGTTCTCATACATAACTTAAGGCTACGTTTTCCTGGCCTCCCTCAGACTGCTCTAGATGTAAACAAGATCCAATATAACAAG GATGTAGGGCATGCTATTATGGAGAGCTATTCTAGGGTGATGGAAAGCTTGGCCTTCAACATAATGGCAAGAATTGATGATCTCCTATATGTGGATGATGCCACCAAGCAACGTGCAACAGCAGAGTCAGCATCTCCTTGTTTTCAGGGAAAGTATGGTGGAAGACCATCCACACAAAAGTGGATATCATCTAGCCATGCTTCTTTTCAACACAGTCCTTGTTCCTCCGCATTTACAGTGCCAACTGTCGGCTCTTCCAGTGAAGTAATCAGGATTACTAATGGAAGGAAACCCCATTCTTTGAAGAAGAGCAATTTAAGGGACTCGGTAGATCAGACTCTAGAGAAACTAACATTTTGA
- the LOC118061966 gene encoding rop guanine nucleotide exchange factor 1 isoform X1, with the protein MGSVSSEDWLDQVSERFELDSYSLSADVSGSESDTSSSSFSCRRYDLQGGASTSFTSSTPDFAGNSVSPLPLPVMLPVVGDRHVAASPDEMEEKPETDLSQIALMKERFAKLLLGEDMSGGGQGVCTAVAISNAITNLSASVFGELWRLEPLAPQRKAMWQREMEWLLCISDSIVELVPSMQEFPGGGTYEVMVPRPRSDLYVNLPALKKLDAMLISILDLFSESEFWYVDRGIVVAGDDVEELPMSSSLRRPSIRQEEKWWLPFPKVPPAGLSEDTRKKLQQCRECTSQILKAALAINNSVLAEMEIPDTYFESLPKSGKACLGRIMYHYITAKRFSPDYLLDYLDLSSEFTTLEIANRIEAATHFWSQNYQNKHLIRARNGKSSWGGKMKGFVGEIPKRKLLAKRAEVLIHNLRLRFPGLPQTALDVNKIQYNKDVGHAIMESYSRVMESLAFNIMARIDDLLYVDDATKQRATAESASPCFQGKYGGRPSTQKWISSSHASFQHSPCSSAFTVPTVGSSSEVIRITNGRKPHSLKKSNLRDSVDQTLEKLTF; encoded by the exons ATGGGGAGTGTTTCATCGGAGGATTGGTTAGATCAAGTGAGCGAGAGGTTCGAGCTCGACAGTTACAGTTTGAGTGCGGATGTGAGCGGATCGGAGAGTGACACTTCTAGTAGTAGCTTCTCATGCCGTCGTTACGATCTCCAAGGCGGCGCTTCCACTTCTTTCACTTCTTCGACTCCTGATTTCGCCGGTAATTCCGTTTCTCCTCTGCCGCTTCCGGTGATGCTGCCGGTTGTTGGTGATAGACATGTTGCTGCTAGTCCcgatgagatggaagagaaacCGGAGACTGACTTGTCCc AAATTGCACTGATGAAGGAGCGGTTTGCTAAGCTTCTGCTTGGAGAAGACATGTCAGGTGGAGGACAGGGAGTTTGCACCGCCGTCGCCATCTCCAATGCCATCACCAATCTCTCTG CTTCTGTGTTTGGGGAGCTATGGAGATTAGAGCCATTAGCGCCGCAAAGAAAGGCAATGTGGCAGCGAGAGATGGAATGGCTTTTATGCATAAGTGATTCCATAGTAGAGCTTGTACCATCAATGCAGGAATTTCCTGGTGGTGGGACTTATGAGGTTATGGTGCCTCGGCCACGTTCGGATTTATATGTGAACCTCCCGGCACTCAAGAAGCTTGATGCGATGCTGATTAGCATCCTTGATCTGTTTTCTGAATCTGAATTTTGGTATGTTGATCGTGGGATAGTAGTTGCTGGTGATGATGTGGAGGAACTTCCCATGTCTTCCTCTTTGAGAAGACCATCAATCAGACAGGAAGAAAAATGGTGGCTTCCTTTCCCTAAAGTTCCCCCGGCTGGTTTGTCGGAAGACACAAGAAAGAAGCTGCAGCAGTGTAGGGAGTGCACAAGCCAGATCCTTAAGGCTGCGTTGGCAATTAACAATAGTGTGTTAGCTGAGATGGAAATCCCAGATACTTATTTTGAGAGCTTGCCCAAG agtGGAAAAGCTTGCTTAGGCAGAATCATGTATCATTATATAACTGCCAAACGCTTCTCCCCAGATTATCTTTTGGATTACTTAGACTTGTCATCAGAATTCACCACTTTGGAAATAGCAAATCGGATAGAGGCTGCCACGCATTTCTGGAGCCAAAATTACCAGAACAAGCACTTAATTCGTGCAAGGAATGGGAAATCATCATGGGGTGGCAAGATGAAAGGATTTGTTGGTGAAATACCCAAAAGGAAACTTCTAGCAAAACGAGCCGAGGTTCTCATACATAACTTAAGGCTACGTTTTCCTGGCCTCCCTCAGACTGCTCTAGATGTAAACAAGATCCAATATAACAAG GATGTAGGGCATGCTATTATGGAGAGCTATTCTAGGGTGATGGAAAGCTTGGCCTTCAACATAATGGCAAGAATTGATGATCTCCTATATGTGGATGATGCCACCAAGCAACGTGCAACAGCAGAGTCAGCATCTCCTTGTTTTCAGGGAAAGTATGGTGGAAGACCATCCACACAAAAGTGGATATCATCTAGCCATGCTTCTTTTCAACACAGTCCTTGTTCCTCCGCATTTACAGTGCCAACTGTCGGCTCTTCCAGTGAAGTAATCAGGATTACTAATGGAAGGAAACCCCATTCTTTGAAGAAGAGCAATTTAAGGGACTCGGTAGATCAGACTCTAGAGAAACTAACATTTTGA
- the LOC118061964 gene encoding uncharacterized protein, protein MAINPQSFLGFLSLTNKITRYRLPHLLRSSIPFSTLDPPQFTISHDNIKLQSNLDEDYVLNELSNLLPISPKPPIPHPYNHDRSISNKQVEIRPVFDRFLSPEEKLRGVFVQKIKGKSGIERALTECSVDLSLDVVAKVLNRGNLGGEAMIMFFNWAIKQPMISKDVDSYNVVIRALGRRKFIDFMVKFLHELRVEGVSMNSETLSIVIDSLVRARRVYKAIQMFGNLEEEFGFECDAESLNVLLQCLCRRSHVGAANSYFNSVKGKIPFNCMTYNVIIGGWSKFGRVSEMQRVFEEMEEDGFSPDCLSFSYLLEGLGRAGRIEDAVMIFGSMEEKGCVPDTNVYNAMISNFISVGDFDECMKYYRCLLSKNCDPNIDTYTRMISGLIKASKVADALEMFDEMLDRGMVTKTGTVTSFIEPLCSFGPPHAAMVIYTKARKVGCKISLSAYKLLLMRLSRFGKCGMMLKIWDEMQESGYSSDMEVYEYLISGLCNIGQFENAVLVMEESMRKGFCPSRFICSKLNNKLLASNKVERAYRLFLKIKHARHSENARRCWRSKGWHF, encoded by the coding sequence ATGGCCATTAATCCGCAGAGCTTTCTAGGGTTTCTATCTCTCACTAACAAAATCACCAGGTACCGCTTGCCTCACCTTCTTCGCTCTTCAATTCCATTTTCAACCCTAGACCCTCCTCAATTTACCATTTCTCATGATAATATCAAGCTTCAATCTAATCTCGACGAGGATTACGTTCTTAATGAGCTCTCTAATCTGTTACCAATCTCTCCTAAACCACCAATTCCTCACCCATACAACCACGATCGTTCGATTAGTAATAAGCAAGTCGAAATCAGACCCGTTTTTGATCGATTTTTATCCCCTGAAGAGAAATTAAGAGGagtttttgttcaaaaaatcaAGGGTAAATCTGGAATTGAACGTGCTCTAACAGAATGTAGTGTGGATTTGAGTCTTGATGTTGTTGCTAAAGTGCTTAATAGAGGGAATTTAGGCGGGGAAGCtatgattatgttttttaattgggcGATTAAGCAGCCTATGATAAGTAAGGATGTTGACAGTTACAATGTAGTCATTAGAGCACTAGGTAGaagaaaatttattgattttatggtGAAATTTTTGCATGAGTTGAGGGTAGAAGGTGTGAGCATGAATTCGGAGACGTTGTCGATTGTAATTGATAGTCTAGTTAGGGCCCGTCGAGTTTATAAAGCAATTCAAATGTTTGGGAACTTAGAAGAAGAGTTTGGGTTTGAGTGTGATGCGGAGTCATTGAATGTGCTTTTGCAATGCTTGTGTAGAAGGTCTCATGTAGGTGCTGCGAATTCATACTTCAATTCGGTGAAGGGGAAAATACCATTTAATTGTATGACGTATAATGTAATCATTGGTGGGTGGTCGAAGTTTGGTAGAGTTAGTGAAATGCAGAGGGTTTTTGAGGAAATGGAAGAAGATGGTTTTAGTCCTGATTGTTTGAGTTTTAGTTACCTTCTTGAGGGGCTAGGAAGAGCTGGTAGGATTGAAGATGCTGTTATGATATTTGGTAGTATGGAGGAGAAAGGTTGTGTACCAGATACTAATGTTTACAATGCCATGATTTCTAATTTCATTTCAGTTGGGGATTTTGATGAGTGCATGAAGTATTATAGGTGTTTATTGAGTAAGAATTGTGATCCCAATATTGATACTTATACAAGAATGATCTCTGGTTTGATCAAAGCTAGTAAAGTGGCTGATGCTCTTGAAATGTTTGATGAGATGTTGGATCGAGGGATGGTTACTAAAACAGGGACTGTAACTTCTTTTATTGAACCTCTCTGTAGCTTCGGCCCACCCCATGCTGCAATGGTGATCTACACAAAGGCAAGAAAAGTTGGCTGTAAAATATCACTAAGTGCTTATAAGCTATTGCTGATGCGGCTTTCCAGATTTGGTAAATGTggaatgatgttaaaaatatggGATGAGATGCAAGAAAGTGGTTATTCTTCCGACATGGAAGTTTATGAATACCTCATCAGTGGACTTTGCAACATAGGACAGTTTGAAAATGCTGTCCTTGTCATGGAGGAGTCTATGCGCAAGGGCTTTTGCCCAAGCAGGTTCATCTGTAGCAAACTAAATAACAAACTGCTTGCTTCAAATAAAGTTGAGAGAGCTTACAGGCTATTTTTGAAGATCAAACATGCTCGTCACAGTGAAAATGCGAGGAGATGTTGGCGTTCTAAAGGCTGGCACTTTTGA
- the LOC118061963 gene encoding uncharacterized protein, with amino-acid sequence MGSLSALERPLQYPIARRDDIIIDDYHGVKIADPYRWLEDPDDEEVKGFVQEQVKLTESVLQTCDAREKLREKITKLFDHPRYYTPFKRWNKYFYFHNTGLQAQDVLYVQESLEGEPKVLLDPNGLSEDGTVSLNTLSLSEDAKYLAYGLSTSGSDWVTIKVMRVEDNIVEADTLNWVKFTGISWTHDSKGFFYSRYPAPKEGENLDAGTETNANLYHELCYHFVGTDQSEDIQCWRDSENPKYMFGAGVTDDGKYLLLYISENCDPVNKVYFCDMSAFHDGLEGFKGGNALLPFIKLIDDFDAQYQEIANDDTVFTFLTNKDAPRYKIVRVDLKEPSSWIDVVPESENDVLESAFAVNGDKMIVCYLSDVKYVIQIRDLKTGSLLHQLPTDIGSVTGISARRRDSTVFIGFTSFLTPGIIYQCNLDSKVPDMKIFREISVPGFNRSEFQVNQVFVPSKDGTKIPMFIVAKKNIMLDGSHPCLLYAYGGFNISITPSFSVSRIVLTRHLGSVFCIANIRGGGEYGEEWHKAGSLARKQNCFDDFISAAEYLVSAGYTQPKKLCIEGGSNGGLLVGACINQRPDLFGCALAHVGVMDMLRFHKFTIGHAWTSDFGCSDNEEEFGWLFKYSPLHNVRRPWEQHPEQPSQYPSTMLLTADHDDRVVPLHSLKLLATMQYILCTSLKNSPQNNPIIGRIDCKAGHGAGRPTQKLIDEAADRYSFMAKMVDASWTE; translated from the exons ATGGGTTCCCTCTCAGCCCTCGAACGACCATTACAGTATCCAATCGCTCGCCGAGACGACATTATAATTGACGATTACCATGGTGTAAAAATTGCAGATCCATATCGCTG GCTTGAAGATCCTGATGATGAGGAAGTAAAAGGGTTTGTACAGGAACAAGTTAAATTGACAGAATCAGTATTACAGACATGTGATGCAAGAGAAAAACTTCGTGAAAAAATCACCAAGTTATTTGATCACCCGCGATATTATACACCGTTTAAGCGATGGAACAAgtatttttactttcataatactGGGCTTCAAGCACAAGACGTCCTCTATGTGCAG GAGAGTTTAGAGGGAGAGCCAAAGGTTTTGCTTGATCCTAATGGACTTAGTGAGGATGGGACAGTGTCCTTGAATACACTTTCGCTTAGTGAGGATGCTAAGTACTTGGCTTATGGGCTTAGTACGAGTGGAAGTGATTGGGTTACAATTAAAGTTATGCGTGTTGAGGATAATATAGTTGAGGCTGATACTTTAAATTGG GTTAAGTTTACCGGTATTAGTTGGACACATGACAGCAAAGGGTTTTTCTATAGCCGATACCCTGCTCCCAA AGAGGGAGAAAATTTAGATGCTGGGACGGAAACTAATGCAAATCTTTATCATGAGCTATGCTACCACTTCGTGGGCACGGATCAATCCGAAGATATACAATGCTGGAGAGATTCTGAAAACCCCAAATACATGTTTGGAGCTGGTGTGACTGATGATGGGAAG TATCTTCTCCTATATATTTCAGAGAATTGTGATCCAGTCAACAAAGTATACTTTTGTGACATGTCAGCATTTCATGATGGCCTTGAAGGTTTTAAGGGAGGAAACGCCCTGCTCCCTTTTATTAAGCTAATTGATGACTTTGATGCCCAGTATCAGGAGATAGCAAATGATGACACTGTATTTACTTTCTTGACTAATAAAGATGCCCCCAGATATAAAATAGTCCGGGTTGATTTGAAGGAGCCAAGCAGTTGGATTGATGTTGTTCCAGAATCTGAAAATGATGTCCTTGAATCAGCATTTGCTGTTAATGGTGATAAAATGATTGTCTGTTACCTGAGTGATGTGAAGTATGTAATACAAATAAGGGATTTAAAAACAGGATCTCTGCTGCATCAATTACCAACTGACATTGGTTCGGTTACTGGGATATCGGCAAGGCGAAGGGATAGTACAGTATTTATTGGGTTTACTAGCTTTCTCACCCCTGGAATAATATATCAATGCAATCTAGACTCCAAGGTTCCTGACATGAAAATATTCCGTGAAATTAGTGTGCCAGGATTCAATCGATCGGAGTTCCAAGTGAACCAG GTTTTTGTGCCTAGCAAGGATGGTACCAAGATACCGATGTTTATTGTGGCCAAGAAGAATATAATGTTAGATGGGTCACACCCATGTTTGTTATATGCCTATGGTGGATTTAACATTAGTATTACACCATCATTTAGTGTCAGTCGAATTGTTCTGACCAGGCATTTAGGTTCTGTTTTCTGCATTGCAAATATTCGCGGTGGTGGAGAATACGGTGAGGAATGGCATAAAGCGGGCTCACTTGCGAGAAAGCAGAATTGCTTTGATGACTTCATTTCGGCTGCTGAATACCTTGTATCTGCTGGTTATACCCAACCAAAGAAGCTGTGCATTGAAGGTGGAAGCAACGGCGGGCTGCTTGTTGGGGCTTGCATAAATCAG CGACCAGATCTCTTTGGTTGTGCTCTGGCTCATGTTGGTGTTATGGACATGCTGCGATTTCACAAGTTTACCATAG GTCATGCTTGGACTTCTGACTTCGGTTGTTCAGACAACGAGGAAGAGTTCGGTTGGCTATTCAA GTACTCGCCATTGCATAATGTTCGCAGACCATGGGAACAGCATCCTGAACAACCTTCTCAGTACCCATCTACCATGCTATTGACTGCTGATCACGATGACCGAGTTGTGCCGTTACACTCACTGAAGTTATTGGCT ACCATGCAATATATTTTGTGCACAAGCTTGAAGAACAGTCCCCAGAACAATCCAATAATAGGTCGCATTGATTGTAAAGCTGGACATGGAGCTGGACGCCCGACTCAAAAATTG ATTGATGAAGCAGCTGATAGGTATAGCTTCATGGCAAAGATGGTGGacgcttcttggactgagtag